From one Chryseobacterium sp. 3008163 genomic stretch:
- a CDS encoding adenine phosphoribosyltransferase encodes MASQELIRKLENTIENIADFPIPGIQFKDISPIFLDTKLYQEVIEDLVKFSKGKVDAVCGIESRGYLFGIAIAVALDVPFILIRKRGKLPPPIISEKYDLEYGSAEIETREGQIKKGQRILIHDDLLATGGTTEAAAKLVEKQGAKVVQFSFLIGLKDLKGEEKLKKFDAEIYHTLEY; translated from the coding sequence ATGGCATCACAAGAACTGATACGAAAATTGGAAAACACGATTGAAAATATCGCAGACTTTCCGATTCCTGGAATTCAGTTCAAAGATATTTCGCCCATTTTTTTAGACACAAAACTTTACCAAGAAGTTATTGAAGATTTGGTTAAATTCAGCAAAGGCAAAGTAGATGCAGTTTGCGGAATTGAAAGCCGTGGTTATCTTTTCGGGATTGCCATCGCAGTAGCTTTGGATGTTCCGTTTATTTTAATCAGAAAAAGAGGCAAGCTTCCGCCGCCGATTATTTCAGAAAAATATGATTTGGAATACGGAAGTGCAGAAATAGAAACCCGTGAAGGTCAAATCAAAAAAGGTCAGAGAATTTTAATTCATGATGATCTTTTAGCAACAGGAGGAACTACAGAAGCAGCAGCAAAATTGGTTGAAAAGCAAGGAGCAAAAGTCGTTCAGTTTAGTTTTCTGATTGGTTTAAAAGATCTAAAAGGTGAAGAAAAGCTCAAGAAATTTGATGCGGAAATTTATCATACTTTAGAATATTAA
- a CDS encoding c-type cytochrome translates to MLKMKKNVLKITAVLGLTAVLLNSCGPKENTPLVYFPDMYFPVAYDPLMKAQDAYSDHENEIPAFVRNNGATGLSPVEGSVAQNKDGVFEEGKLPKNPDEYNAGYDASKSLTSSPLNPANAAKDIERGKMLFDRTCSACHGTGGDGQGPIVQSGAYSGVPNYADREITVGSVHYVLTNGRNAMGSYAGQLNAGDRWRVAMYVINAFKKGAPAAASATAAKTDSTATKK, encoded by the coding sequence ATGCTTAAAATGAAAAAGAATGTACTAAAAATTACAGCAGTTTTAGGTTTAACAGCAGTTTTACTTAATTCTTGCGGACCGAAAGAAAATACACCATTGGTATATTTCCCGGATATGTACTTTCCGGTAGCTTACGATCCTTTGATGAAAGCTCAGGATGCATATTCAGATCATGAAAATGAGATTCCTGCATTTGTTAGAAATAATGGCGCTACAGGTCTTTCTCCAGTAGAAGGTTCTGTTGCTCAAAATAAAGACGGTGTTTTTGAAGAAGGTAAACTTCCAAAAAATCCGGATGAGTATAACGCAGGTTATGATGCTTCAAAATCATTAACTTCTTCTCCTTTGAATCCTGCTAACGCTGCGAAAGATATCGAAAGAGGTAAAATGTTATTTGATCGTACTTGTTCAGCGTGCCACGGAACTGGTGGTGACGGACAAGGGCCAATTGTTCAAAGCGGAGCATACTCAGGTGTACCAAATTATGCAGACAGAGAAATCACTGTAGGTTCTGTTCATTATGTATTAACTAACGGTAGAAATGCAATGGGTTCTTATGCAGGACAATTGAACGCTGGAGACAGATGGAGAGTTGCAATGTATGTGATCAACGCTTTCAAAAAAGGCGCACCGGCAGCAGCTTCAGCTACAGCAGCAAAAACAGATTCTACCGCAACTAAAAAATAA
- the ribH gene encoding 6,7-dimethyl-8-ribityllumazine synthase — MATVNLSDYKPLHINNAEDFSIGIVFSEWNDFVTYNLRDAALEILEKEGVKSENIKLFSVPGAFELNYASMQLCKERKFDAVIAIGCVIRGETPHFDFVCDAVAQGIKDCNILTDTPTIFCVLTDDTKEQSIARSGGDLGNKGVEAAVTALSMINFKRNLSDKKGNIGFGK, encoded by the coding sequence ATGGCAACAGTTAATCTTTCAGATTACAAGCCACTTCATATAAATAATGCCGAGGATTTTTCTATCGGCATTGTTTTTTCTGAGTGGAATGACTTTGTAACTTATAATCTACGTGATGCGGCTTTAGAAATTCTTGAGAAAGAAGGCGTAAAGTCTGAAAACATCAAATTATTTTCCGTTCCGGGAGCTTTTGAATTGAACTATGCTAGCATGCAGCTTTGCAAAGAGCGTAAATTTGACGCAGTAATTGCTATCGGATGTGTGATCAGAGGTGAAACTCCGCATTTTGATTTTGTTTGTGACGCAGTCGCACAGGGAATTAAAGACTGCAATATCTTAACCGATACTCCAACGATTTTCTGCGTTTTGACAGATGACACTAAAGAACAATCGATCGCAAGAAGCGGTGGTGATCTTGGAAACAAAGGCGTAGAAGCAGCAGTGACCGCTTTAAGCATGATTAATTTTAAAAGAAATCTTTCTGATAAAAAAGGTAACATCGGTTTTGGAAAGTAA
- a CDS encoding quinol:cytochrome C oxidoreductase, translated as MYSFSPKLKSTSIILLVVGLVLFGIGYFMNHGLTQEKIEHMMEAVHSAGHDAPTHSSEMIGPQDHASHLEHATMQVHNQPLAAIHFVAVFFFGVSCAVLFFYCIQHAAHAGWPIIITRVMEAIASYIPYGGAILIILMLLNIFHQGHLFHWMDPDLTDPNSAHFDVILFEKKRFLNIPFYAIRTLIYVIGASFFAWKLKAQSKKVDDTKSLVEYQFLYRWAVGYIAFFGFASAAWAWDWLMSIDPHWYSTMYIWYSMVSCLSSGIAVIILLSVYLKKNGFLPQFNDNHLHDLGVFLFATSMLWTYTWFAQFMLYWYANVPEEVNYFFGRFQHYGVTFLPMLIINFLLPLLVLVSSSIKRNYKVVTIMAVVVILGHLLDYFNMVMPGTVGPYWNTPEVLLLVLGSVLFVAGLFIFTVMSALSKLKLIPTGNPYLHESEIYEYPF; from the coding sequence ATGTATAGTTTTTCACCAAAATTAAAATCAACTTCTATAATACTTCTTGTTGTAGGTTTAGTTCTATTTGGAATCGGTTATTTCATGAATCATGGATTGACTCAAGAAAAAATAGAACATATGATGGAGGCAGTACACTCTGCAGGTCACGATGCACCTACTCACTCTAGTGAGATGATAGGACCTCAGGATCACGCTTCACATCTTGAACATGCTACAATGCAGGTTCATAACCAACCTTTAGCAGCAATTCATTTTGTAGCAGTGTTTTTCTTCGGAGTAAGTTGTGCGGTATTGTTTTTCTACTGTATTCAGCACGCAGCTCACGCAGGATGGCCAATTATTATCACAAGAGTAATGGAAGCTATTGCTTCTTATATTCCTTACGGAGGAGCTATCTTAATAATATTAATGTTATTGAATATCTTCCACCAAGGTCACCTATTCCACTGGATGGATCCGGACTTAACAGATCCTAACTCAGCTCATTTTGATGTGATCTTATTTGAAAAGAAAAGATTCTTAAATATTCCTTTCTATGCTATCAGAACTTTGATCTACGTAATCGGAGCTTCATTCTTCGCATGGAAATTGAAAGCACAGTCTAAAAAAGTAGATGATACAAAATCTTTGGTTGAGTATCAGTTCCTTTACAGATGGGCAGTAGGATATATCGCATTCTTCGGGTTTGCTTCTGCAGCTTGGGCTTGGGACTGGTTGATGTCTATTGACCCTCACTGGTATTCTACAATGTATATCTGGTATTCTATGGTTAGCTGTCTTTCTAGTGGTATCGCTGTAATTATCTTACTAAGTGTTTACCTTAAGAAAAACGGATTCTTGCCACAGTTCAATGACAATCACTTGCACGATTTAGGAGTTTTCCTTTTTGCTACAAGTATGCTTTGGACGTACACATGGTTTGCTCAGTTTATGCTATATTGGTATGCAAACGTACCGGAAGAGGTAAATTACTTCTTCGGTAGATTCCAACACTACGGAGTCACTTTCTTGCCAATGTTGATCATCAACTTCTTATTACCATTATTAGTATTGGTAAGTTCTAGCATCAAGAGAAACTACAAAGTGGTTACTATTATGGCTGTTGTCGTAATCTTAGGTCACCTATTAGATTACTTTAATATGGTAATGCCGGGAACAGTTGGTCCATATTGGAACACTCCAGAAGTACTTTTATTAGTATTGGGATCTGTATTATTTGTTGCAGGATTATTTATCTTCACAGTAATGTCTGCATTATCTAAATTGAAATTAATTCCGACAGGTAATCCTTACCTTCACGAATCTGAAATTTATGAGTATCCTTTCTAA
- a CDS encoding tetratricopeptide repeat protein, whose amino-acid sequence MAKLGKNAPNEQEGKETVEFFKDLDREALNTERFLEKYQKPLSAAFIGLVVGVLAYFGYQQFVVAPKNAEAVKTYLAAQKNLTEGKDKEALGGKSAANPGYLGTYNEYSSTKIGKLSAYNAGLLKFKEGKFQEAFDLLDKFSSDNKTLMAMKYGAMADAKSGLNKNDEALSLLDKAASASDDPYTSYFFTRKAGIVALGMKKNAEAKKYFAAIDEKYQDYDNGMSDSYIEMTKYY is encoded by the coding sequence ATGGCAAAATTGGGAAAAAATGCTCCAAATGAGCAAGAAGGTAAAGAAACAGTAGAATTTTTTAAAGACCTTGACAGAGAGGCTTTAAACACAGAAAGATTCTTAGAAAAATATCAAAAACCATTAAGTGCTGCTTTTATTGGTTTAGTTGTAGGAGTTTTAGCTTATTTCGGATACCAGCAATTTGTGGTAGCTCCAAAGAATGCTGAAGCGGTAAAAACGTATTTAGCTGCTCAGAAAAATCTTACAGAAGGTAAAGATAAAGAAGCTTTAGGTGGGAAATCTGCTGCTAATCCTGGTTACCTAGGAACTTACAACGAATATTCTTCAACTAAAATAGGTAAACTTTCTGCTTACAATGCAGGTTTATTGAAATTTAAAGAAGGGAAATTTCAGGAGGCTTTTGATCTTTTAGATAAATTTTCTTCTGACAACAAAACATTGATGGCGATGAAGTATGGCGCAATGGCTGATGCAAAATCTGGTCTTAACAAAAATGACGAAGCATTATCTTTATTAGACAAAGCTGCTTCGGCTTCAGATGATCCTTATACATCTTACTTCTTCACAAGAAAAGCAGGAATCGTTGCTTTGGGAATGAAGAAAAATGCAGAAGCTAAAAAATATTTCGCAGCAATTGACGAAAAATATCAGGACTACGACAACGGAATGTCTGATTCTTATATTGAAATGACTAAATATTACTAA